GCCAGGAACTTTCCGTCTACGCGAATCTGAGGCAATTCAGGTTATATGCGGGGCTGGAAGGCGCGTCCGCGGTCAAATCCAACCTCATATCCGGGGGTGTTGATTTCATCATACTGCGCGAGCTATCCAGCGGCGCGTATTACGGACAACCTAAATTCAGAGAGGACACGCCCCGAGGCAGAAGAGCCGTCGACACCATCGAGTATTACGATTTCCAGGTCGAAAGGCTGGCCCGTTACGGATACGAACTGGCGCGACAGAGGCGCGGCAGACTGACCTCGATGTCGAAGTGGAACGCCCTGGAATCCTCCAGGCTCTGGCGCGATGTCGTCGATGAAGTAGCCCCGGAATATCCCGATGTCGATACCCGGCATGAAATCGTCGACGCAGGCGCCATGAACCTGATCCAGCGGCCCGCTGAGTACGACGTAATTATCATGCCCAACATGTTCGGCGATATCCTGGGCGACGAGGCGGCCGTCCTGGCCGGTTCTATCGGAATGGTCCCGTCCGCGGAGATCTCGCTGAACGGCACCTCGCTGTATGAGCCGATACACGGAAGCGCGAATGACATCGAAGGCAAGAACATCGCGAATCCCATCGCAATGATCCTGAGCGGCGCCCTGATGCTGCGGCACAGCCTGGGATGTCCGGATGGCGCCGACGATATCGAACGCACGGTCGGCGAAGTGATCGAAAAAGGATACAGAACGGCGGACATCTGGAATTCCGATGATCAACACCGGGTATCCACCACGGAACTGGGCGATCTGGTGGTTGAAACGTTAAGGGAGTGATCATGTCTTACTCACCTGGACTCAAGGACGTCGTAGCGGCGGAAACCCGGCTTAGTCATGTCGATGGCGAAGCCGGCATTCTGGTCATCGGGGGATATCCACTCGAGGAGATCGCCGAAAGGGCGACTTACGAGGAGATGGTCCACCTCCTGTGGTACGGGAGGCTGCCCACCGCGGGCGCCCTGGATGGATTCACGGGCGAACTGGCCGCGAGCCGACCGCTACCCGGTGTTACCCACGATCTGCTGTGCGGCGCGGCGAAGGAACGCCGCTCGGTCATCGATGTGGTACGCATGGCCGCGGCCTCCCTTCCTTCCATCGACGACACGACGGACGC
This region of Gemmatimonadota bacterium genomic DNA includes:
- the leuB gene encoding 3-isopropylmalate dehydrogenase; translated protein: MNYIAVLPGDGIGPEITHEAVKVLKAVGERHQLDLVFSHHLVGGALLDAQGIALSDELVEACRRSDAVLFGAVGGPKWDHLDMQDRADHALIRLRQELSVYANLRQFRLYAGLEGASAVKSNLISGGVDFIILRELSSGAYYGQPKFREDTPRGRRAVDTIEYYDFQVERLARYGYELARQRRGRLTSMSKWNALESSRLWRDVVDEVAPEYPDVDTRHEIVDAGAMNLIQRPAEYDVIIMPNMFGDILGDEAAVLAGSIGMVPSAEISLNGTSLYEPIHGSANDIEGKNIANPIAMILSGALMLRHSLGCPDGADDIERTVGEVIEKGYRTADIWNSDDQHRVSTTELGDLVVETLRE